From a region of the Globicephala melas chromosome 19, mGloMel1.2, whole genome shotgun sequence genome:
- the LOC115862694 gene encoding LOW QUALITY PROTEIN: androgen-binding protein homolog (The sequence of the model RefSeq protein was modified relative to this genomic sequence to represent the inferred CDS: deleted 1 base in 1 codon), whose protein sequence is MKGTLLVLALLVTRELTFETAEACPIFYRVVSTVVLGSRTLLDLALETVGTTEREKADIEKLQDCYNELGFLDKLKPLKLMVIYSPHPPP, encoded by the exons ATGAAGGGAACACTGCTTGTGCTGGCCTTGCTGGTGACCAGAGAGCTGACCTTtgagacgg CGGAAGCTTGCCCTATATTTTACAGAGTGGTTAGCACTGTGGTCCTCGGA AGCAGGACACTGTTGGACCTAGCCCTTGAAACAGTTGGCACTACTGAACGGGAAAAAGCAGACATAGAAAAACTCCAGGATTGCTACAATGAGTTGGGATTTCTGGACAAGCTCAAGCCTCTGAAACTCATGGTAATTTACTCTCCCCATCCGCCACCATGA
- the LOC138842436 gene encoding LOW QUALITY PROTEIN: zinc finger protein 773-like (The sequence of the model RefSeq protein was modified relative to this genomic sequence to represent the inferred CDS: inserted 2 bases in 1 codon): MGNCLAITPALLYTREFTVEQGLMNAANVGKPSAIDTDLFNIRKFTLEKDLMSVVNVRKTYACSECGKCFRRSSGLIEHQRIHTGARLYKCSECGKFFSHKITLVWHQRTHTGERPCKCTECRKSFSQSSGLIVHQRVHTGEKPYECIKXGNFFSQRSSLILHQRVHTGKKPSECNECGQPFCLKPTLVQHQRLHTGEWPYECSECGTFFSHKSSLIKHQRSHIVKKP, encoded by the exons ATGGGAAACTGTTTAGCCATAACTCCAGCCTTATTGTACACCAGAGAGTTCACAGTGGAGCAAGGCCTTATGAATGCAGcaaatgtgggaaagccttcagctATAGACACAGACTTGTTCAACATCAGaaaattcacactggagaaagatCTTATGAGTGTAGTGAATGTG AGAAAGACTTATGCatgtagtgaatgtgggaaatgcTTTAGGCGAAGCTCTGGCCTTATtgaacatcagagaattcacactgggGCAAGACTTTATAAGTGTAGTGAATGTGGAAAATTCTTTAGCCACAAAATCACACTTGTTTGGCACCAAAGAAcccacactggagaaaggccttgtAAGTGCACTGAATGTAGGAAATCCTTTAGCCAAAGTTCTGGCCTTATTGTACACCAGAGAGTTCACACTGGTGAAAAGCCATACGAGTGCataaa tgggaatttttttagccaaagatccagcctcattttACACCAGAGAGTTCACACTGGCAAAAAGCCTTCTGAGTGCAACGAATGTGGGCAACCCTTCTGCCTTAAACCCACACTTGTTCAACACCAGAGACTACACACTGGAGAATGGCCTtatgaatgcagtgaatgtgggacaTTCTTTAGCCACAAGTCCAGCCTCATTAAACATCAGAGAAGTCACATTGTAAAAAAGCCTTAA